A genomic region of Bradyrhizobium sp. ORS 278 contains the following coding sequences:
- the ldtR gene encoding transcriptional regulator LdtR: MMKAVATAVETAAPGTGGTVQSLYLEALTLVERLHRRLLDVIKDEFDRRGRSDINSVQALLLYNIGDKELTAGELRTRGYYLGSNVSYNLKKLVELGFLDHQRSRVDRRSVRIRLTPQGQEIRRIVDALYQKHVKTVEQVGGISGEEFSTLNKSLHRLERFWTDQILYRL; encoded by the coding sequence ATGATGAAAGCCGTTGCGACGGCCGTGGAGACTGCTGCGCCGGGCACGGGCGGCACCGTCCAGTCGCTGTATCTGGAAGCGTTGACTCTCGTGGAGCGGCTGCATCGCCGCCTGCTCGACGTCATCAAAGACGAGTTCGACCGCCGCGGTCGTTCCGACATCAACTCGGTCCAGGCGCTGCTACTCTATAACATCGGCGACAAGGAGCTGACCGCCGGCGAGTTGCGTACGCGCGGCTACTACCTCGGCTCCAACGTGTCCTACAATCTGAAGAAGCTGGTCGAGCTCGGCTTCCTCGATCACCAGCGCTCGCGCGTGGATCGCCGCTCGGTGCGTATCCGCCTGACGCCGCAGGGCCAGGAGATCCGCCGCATCGTCGACGCGCTCTATCAGAAGCACGTCAAGACCGTGGAGCAGGTCGGCGGCATCTCGGGCGAGGAGTTCTCCACGCTCAACAAGTCGCTGCATCGCCTCGAGCGGTTCTG
- a CDS encoding DUF6163 family protein: MAEIPSARDLARDNAAMSIAAMSSERRDGDENVWTRRLVLFLRVMAMLSIAKGLYHWAQVTGFIGGEDDAFENQAMAWQAATVYFAVIELVAAVGLWLATPWGAVVWLTTVVSMAVIELMFPGIYGGNLLVVGGEAVMLAAYLVLAWMAARERPP, from the coding sequence ATGGCTGAGATTCCCTCGGCGCGCGATCTGGCGCGCGACAATGCCGCCATGTCGATTGCCGCGATGTCCTCGGAGCGGCGGGATGGCGACGAGAACGTCTGGACGCGCCGGCTGGTGCTGTTCCTGCGGGTCATGGCGATGCTGTCGATCGCCAAGGGCCTCTATCACTGGGCGCAGGTGACCGGCTTCATTGGCGGCGAGGACGATGCATTCGAGAACCAGGCCATGGCCTGGCAGGCCGCCACGGTCTATTTCGCCGTGATTGAGCTCGTCGCCGCGGTCGGTCTCTGGCTGGCGACGCCGTGGGGCGCGGTGGTGTGGCTGACCACGGTCGTGTCGATGGCGGTCATCGAGCTGATGTTCCCCGGCATCTATGGCGGCAACCTTCTGGTGGTCGGCGGCGAGGCGGTCATGCTGGCCGCCTATCTGGTGCTCGCCTGGATGGCCGCGCGCGAACGACCACCGTAG